In Deinococcus psychrotolerans, a genomic segment contains:
- the proC gene encoding pyrroline-5-carboxylate reductase: protein MKLAIVGVGKLGLAILEGVLSRGLLQPADIGIMDTNAERLSMIAERLGTPVLPVGELGGAERVLISLQPRVFPEASEWLRQPGTGYISTMAGVSVATLSKRLLTERVVRVMPNLGATIGQSQTAITGLDEAQQSGDMQYAHEVFGSVGQVYDLAEHLFNAFTGMVGSGPGYLAVIADALADGGVRMGLPRALAHELAARLFSTSGGLLLQRAHPAMLKDEVSSPGGTTIAGLEVLESSGVRGAIISTVVAATLRSAELGRDQE from the coding sequence ATGAAACTGGCGATTGTGGGCGTGGGAAAACTGGGTTTGGCGATTTTGGAAGGGGTCTTGTCACGCGGTCTGCTGCAACCCGCAGACATCGGCATCATGGACACCAACGCGGAGCGGCTTTCCATGATCGCCGAGCGGCTCGGCACGCCCGTTTTGCCGGTGGGCGAGCTGGGCGGCGCGGAGCGGGTGTTGATCAGTTTGCAGCCCCGCGTCTTTCCGGAGGCCAGTGAGTGGCTGCGGCAACCCGGTACAGGCTACATCAGCACCATGGCGGGCGTCAGCGTAGCGACCCTCTCCAAACGCCTCCTCACCGAGCGGGTGGTGCGGGTGATGCCCAATCTGGGGGCCACCATCGGGCAGTCGCAAACCGCCATTACGGGTCTGGACGAAGCCCAGCAGAGCGGCGACATGCAGTACGCCCATGAGGTCTTCGGCTCGGTTGGGCAGGTCTATGACCTCGCTGAGCATTTATTCAACGCTTTTACCGGTATGGTCGGTTCCGGCCCCGGTTACCTGGCGGTCATTGCCGACGCGCTGGCCGACGGCGGCGTGCGGATGGGCCTGCCCCGCGCTCTGGCCCACGAACTGGCCGCCCGGCTGTTCAGCACCAGCGGCGGGCTACTGCTTCAGCGGGCGCATCCGGCCATGCTCAAAGACGAAGTCTCCAGCCCCGGCGGAACCACCATCGCGGGTCTAGAAGTGCTGGAAAGCAGCGGCGTGCGCGGCGCGATCATCAGCACGGTGGTGGCCGCCACTCTCAGGAGCGCCGAGTTGGGACGCGATCAGGAGTAA
- a CDS encoding 50S ribosomal protein L11 methyltransferase: MLVYILPGTLESREVDLDALWEAGATGLEERGGHLRAYFDAEVPLALNGEWTNEPDQDWQADWKKGLTPVTAGRFTIAPSWLAHEVPPGQIPLLIDPGMAFGTGHHATTRLAVEAIGQLDLTGRTVLDVGTGSGVLALAAALGGAAEVLGLDIDPITIPAAYENAELNGLSVKNGVVQIKGGTLRFEEGSLDLDLLDDKPIYTLLVANLFAELHDLLAGAYRAALQPGSPLILTGILEDRLPMVRAALEREAFSDIAEILDGEWALVTALSS, translated from the coding sequence ATGTTGGTGTATATCTTGCCCGGAACTTTGGAGAGCCGTGAAGTCGACCTCGACGCCCTGTGGGAAGCCGGCGCAACCGGCCTGGAGGAGCGCGGCGGCCACCTGCGGGCCTATTTTGACGCCGAGGTGCCACTGGCCCTGAACGGCGAGTGGACGAACGAACCCGACCAGGACTGGCAAGCCGATTGGAAAAAAGGCCTGACCCCCGTGACGGCGGGCCGCTTCACCATTGCGCCCTCGTGGCTGGCGCACGAAGTTCCGCCCGGCCAGATTCCGCTGCTGATCGACCCCGGCATGGCCTTTGGTACCGGCCACCACGCCACCACCCGGCTGGCCGTGGAAGCCATCGGTCAACTCGACTTGACGGGCCGCACGGTGCTGGACGTCGGCACCGGCAGCGGCGTGCTGGCGCTGGCAGCGGCCCTCGGCGGCGCGGCTGAGGTGCTGGGCCTCGACATCGACCCCATCACCATTCCGGCAGCGTACGAGAACGCCGAACTCAACGGGCTGAGCGTCAAGAACGGTGTGGTACAGATTAAAGGCGGCACGCTGAGATTCGAGGAAGGCAGCTTAGACCTCGATCTGCTCGACGACAAGCCGATTTATACCTTGCTGGTCGCCAACCTGTTTGCCGAGCTGCACGATTTGCTGGCCGGAGCTTACCGCGCCGCTTTGCAGCCGGGTTCGCCGCTGATTCTGACCGGCATTCTGGAGGACAGGCTGCCGATGGTTCGCGCCGCCTTAGAACGCGAAGCCTTCAGCGACATCGCCGAAATACTCGACGGCGAGTGGGCCCTGGTGACGGCCCTTTCAAGCTGA
- the hisD gene encoding histidinol dehydrogenase — translation MQILQGDAARHALSRNFSEIPVPESVLARNEQLYGERLTPEQVVERILADVKVRGDEALLDWTQKVDGFRPTLKVSDEDIAAAEIDPELHAAIRLAIRRVTDFYQKQPAHGWIDHGPGGALGQLVRPLSRVGVYVPGGLAPLISTLIHTAVPALVAGVPEIIVTTPPNRDGQIHPAIVVAARELGISQVFRVGGAQAIAALAYGTESIPRVDKVAGPGNLFVVIAKKLVFGQVGIESLPGPTETLVIADDSASPRYVAADLLAQAEHLGAEPVLVSTSRQLLTQVQAEIGGQLEALPEPNRSWARDSIQSRMKIVLASDLTEALELSNLYAPEHLCLLTRDPWSLLGGVRRAGGVFVGEASMEALGDYVAGPSHVMPTGGTARFMSPVNVRDFQTIISIVGVNAAELAQIGPAATVLARAEGLEAHARAIESRLSEQD, via the coding sequence ATGCAAATTCTTCAGGGCGACGCCGCAAGGCACGCACTCAGCCGCAACTTCAGCGAAATCCCCGTGCCAGAAAGCGTCCTGGCGCGTAACGAACAGCTTTACGGTGAGCGCCTGACGCCCGAACAAGTTGTGGAGCGCATTCTGGCCGACGTCAAAGTGCGCGGCGACGAAGCCCTGCTCGACTGGACGCAAAAGGTGGACGGCTTCCGGCCCACCCTGAAAGTCAGCGACGAGGACATCGCTGCCGCCGAGATCGACCCCGAACTGCACGCCGCCATTCGGCTGGCCATCCGGCGCGTCACCGATTTTTACCAAAAGCAGCCTGCCCACGGCTGGATCGATCATGGGCCGGGCGGAGCGCTGGGCCAGTTGGTACGGCCCCTCTCACGGGTGGGCGTGTATGTGCCGGGGGGCCTCGCGCCGCTGATCAGCACCCTGATTCACACCGCCGTGCCCGCACTGGTCGCCGGCGTGCCCGAGATTATCGTGACCACCCCGCCTAACCGCGACGGCCAGATTCACCCGGCCATTGTGGTGGCGGCGCGTGAACTCGGCATCTCGCAGGTGTTCCGGGTCGGCGGAGCGCAGGCGATTGCCGCGCTGGCTTACGGCACCGAGAGTATTCCGAGGGTGGACAAGGTGGCAGGCCCCGGCAATTTGTTCGTGGTGATCGCCAAGAAACTGGTGTTCGGACAAGTCGGCATCGAAAGTCTGCCCGGCCCCACCGAAACGCTGGTGATCGCCGACGACTCCGCTTCGCCGCGCTACGTGGCCGCCGATCTGCTGGCCCAAGCCGAGCACCTCGGCGCTGAGCCAGTTCTGGTGAGCACCAGCCGCCAACTGCTGACCCAAGTGCAAGCCGAAATCGGCGGGCAGCTCGAAGCTTTACCGGAACCCAACAGAAGTTGGGCGCGTGACAGCATTCAGAGCCGTATGAAGATCGTGCTAGCAAGTGACCTCACTGAAGCGCTGGAACTCTCCAACCTCTACGCGCCCGAACACCTGTGCCTCCTGACCCGCGATCCGTGGAGTCTGCTGGGCGGGGTGCGGCGGGCGGGCGGCGTCTTTGTGGGCGAGGCCAGCATGGAAGCGCTGGGCGATTATGTGGCTGGCCCCAGCCACGTCATGCCGACTGGCGGCACCGCCCGCTTCATGAGTCCGGTCAACGTGCGCGATTTTCAAACGATTATCAGCATTGTTGGCGTCAACGCCGCCGAACTGGCGCAAATCGGCCCCGCCGCCACCGTGCTGGCCCGCGCCGAAGGCTTGGAAGCCCACGCCCGCGCCATCGAGAGCCGCCTCAGTGAGCAGGATTAA
- a CDS encoding 16S rRNA (uracil(1498)-N(3))-methyltransferase: MARHRHRVKVATLSERMELSAAEFKHLAVMRLNVGDRVDVFDGSGEAGEAELIHLDTFSAALRLLSRQDSAAEYPQPVTLAIALLKGDKLSDVVRAGTELGVSTFQLLRTRYADVPDIGDSKLTRLRRVAEEAAKQSQRAVVPGVLAPLPLSALSAAGQCFYAHPGSPGKLLEQVTWTSALTLISGPEGGFAPEDLAQLSRLGATPITLGPRILRAETAPLALLGALAASGV; the protein is encoded by the coding sequence ATGGCCCGTCACCGCCACCGCGTCAAAGTCGCTACCCTCAGCGAGCGGATGGAACTGAGCGCCGCCGAGTTCAAGCACCTGGCAGTAATGCGCCTGAACGTGGGCGACCGCGTGGACGTGTTTGATGGGAGCGGTGAAGCAGGCGAGGCCGAGCTGATTCACCTCGACACCTTCAGCGCTGCTCTGCGTTTGCTGAGCCGACAAGACAGCGCCGCCGAGTACCCGCAACCCGTGACGCTGGCGATTGCGCTGCTCAAGGGCGACAAACTCAGCGACGTGGTGCGGGCCGGAACCGAGCTGGGCGTCAGCACCTTCCAACTGCTCCGCACCCGCTACGCCGACGTGCCCGACATCGGGGACAGTAAGCTGACCCGCCTGCGCCGGGTGGCCGAGGAAGCTGCCAAGCAGTCTCAGCGGGCGGTAGTGCCGGGCGTGCTGGCTCCGCTGCCGCTCTCGGCCCTGAGCGCAGCGGGCCAGTGCTTTTATGCCCACCCCGGCAGCCCCGGCAAGCTCCTGGAGCAGGTGACGTGGACGAGCGCCCTGACCCTTATCAGCGGCCCCGAGGGCGGCTTCGCGCCGGAAGATCTGGCCCAGCTCAGCCGCCTCGGAGCCACGCCGATCACGCTTGGCCCCCGCATTCTGCGGGCCGAAACTGCGCCGCTGGCCCTCTTGGGGGCTTTGGCGGCCAGCGGCGTGTAA
- a CDS encoding glycosyltransferase family 2 protein has protein sequence MPSVAVVIPAFNEAETVTDVIQAALSLTGDVVVASDGSTDNTAEVARAAGAQVVELPHNAGKGPALKAALQATTADYVVMLDADLVGLKREHLDILLSPVLSGKLGMSIGIFDGGGLITDLGNKLTPHLSGQRACARAWLLSVPHLGAERWPEPAITAALKEQHIKWDYVELPNLKQVMKEKKRGFWKGARYRTKMYIDLFGFKRRKKKAEKGG, from the coding sequence GTGCCAAGTGTCGCCGTCGTCATTCCCGCCTTCAACGAAGCTGAAACCGTAACAGACGTGATTCAGGCGGCTTTGAGCTTAACCGGCGACGTGGTGGTGGCCTCCGACGGCAGCACCGACAACACCGCCGAAGTCGCGCGGGCGGCGGGCGCTCAGGTGGTCGAGCTGCCTCACAATGCGGGCAAAGGGCCAGCCCTCAAAGCCGCGCTTCAGGCCACCACCGCCGATTATGTGGTGATGCTCGACGCCGACTTGGTGGGCCTTAAGCGCGAGCACCTGGACATTTTGCTGAGTCCGGTGCTGTCTGGCAAGCTCGGCATGAGCATCGGCATTTTTGACGGCGGCGGCCTGATCACCGACCTCGGCAACAAGCTGACGCCGCACCTCAGCGGACAGCGGGCCTGTGCGCGGGCGTGGCTGCTTTCGGTGCCGCACCTCGGCGCGGAGCGGTGGCCCGAACCGGCGATCACGGCGGCCCTCAAAGAGCAGCACATCAAATGGGACTACGTCGAACTCCCCAATCTCAAGCAGGTCATGAAAGAAAAAAAGCGCGGCTTTTGGAAGGGAGCGCGTTACCGCACCAAAATGTATATCGACTTGTTCGGCTTCAAGCGCCGCAAGAAAAAGGCCGAGAAGGGCGGCTGA
- a CDS encoding TolC family protein, producing MNALPRTSPLVRSRTANPNAALLCASLLGSALFGSALAQTAPLAAPPVTATPAAAPAPPAALVNPVLSFDQVQQAIKTSPGWRSAEENYRAAQYNLDAARARTGLSLSVGASAMAGKTPLDGGDYKAAATLTGQVGAAVLPWGSAFDPLHAAERALSRAALDLQESRQTLLLTALQNYLAAQSAAAQETLTAAQAALAAKQLDAAQVQRQNNLLSLEGLLDRQGNLENAQASAIAAQANREITQRQLLSDLGLDVGLNLKLVLPSLAALPDAPAPVEDLLAQALQGRSEIQKAASQLEDARAAVVSAQRDRLPGLSANVNYGELGGTGGRSVSGSLDFKTGVTGAQISFPLKGSETPLPTSLSLGLNGSFNVLGSAASAAIASAQSSQRSAELALQSARTSVELDVRRKDNDALSTRRLVEVQQTALTRAQTALASARARLDAGLGTALDVQVADVAVQNAQTNVDQAVSNAYLAKLQLDKAAARLNAALILTAGAKP from the coding sequence TTGAACGCTCTCCCACGAACTTCCCCGCTTGTCCGGAGCCGCACGGCCAACCCGAATGCCGCGCTGCTGTGCGCGTCGCTGCTCGGTTCGGCGCTGTTTGGCTCTGCGCTGGCCCAAACGGCTCCGTTGGCTGCGCCGCCCGTGACGGCCACTCCCGCCGCTGCGCCCGCCCCGCCCGCCGCGCTGGTCAACCCGGTGCTGAGCTTTGACCAGGTGCAGCAGGCCATCAAAACCTCTCCCGGCTGGCGCAGCGCCGAGGAAAATTACCGCGCCGCGCAGTACAACCTCGACGCCGCCCGCGCCCGCACCGGACTCAGCCTCAGTGTGGGAGCCAGCGCGATGGCAGGCAAAACCCCGCTGGACGGCGGCGATTACAAGGCCGCTGCCACCCTGACCGGCCAAGTCGGGGCCGCCGTATTGCCGTGGGGCAGCGCCTTTGATCCGCTTCACGCCGCTGAGCGGGCGCTGAGCCGCGCCGCCCTCGATTTGCAGGAGAGCCGCCAAACGCTGCTGCTCACCGCCCTGCAAAATTATCTGGCCGCCCAGAGCGCCGCCGCCCAAGAAACCCTCACTGCTGCTCAAGCGGCGCTGGCCGCCAAGCAACTCGACGCCGCCCAAGTTCAGCGCCAAAACAACTTGCTGAGCTTGGAAGGCCTGCTCGACCGCCAGGGCAATTTGGAAAACGCCCAGGCCAGCGCCATTGCAGCACAGGCCAACCGCGAAATCACCCAGCGGCAACTGCTCAGCGATCTGGGGTTGGACGTGGGCCTGAATCTCAAGTTGGTGCTGCCCAGTCTGGCGGCCTTGCCCGACGCGCCCGCACCAGTCGAAGACTTGCTTGCCCAGGCTTTGCAGGGCCGCAGCGAAATTCAAAAAGCCGCCTCGCAACTCGAAGACGCCCGCGCCGCTGTGGTGAGTGCCCAGCGTGACCGATTGCCGGGGTTGTCGGCCAATGTCAATTACGGCGAACTCGGCGGCACGGGTGGGCGCAGCGTGAGCGGCAGCCTCGACTTCAAAACCGGCGTGACGGGCGCTCAAATCAGCTTTCCGCTCAAGGGCAGCGAAACGCCGCTTCCCACTTCGCTCTCGCTGGGCCTGAACGGCAGCTTCAACGTGCTCGGCAGTGCGGCGAGCGCGGCGATTGCCAGTGCCCAGAGCAGCCAGCGCAGCGCCGAGCTGGCCCTGCAAAGCGCCCGCACCAGCGTCGAGCTCGACGTGCGGCGCAAAGACAACGACGCGCTCAGCACCCGCCGTTTGGTGGAAGTGCAGCAGACCGCGCTGACCCGCGCCCAGACCGCGCTGGCCTCGGCCCGCGCCCGCCTGGACGCCGGACTCGGCACCGCGCTTGACGTGCAAGTTGCCGATGTGGCGGTGCAAAACGCCCAAACCAATGTTGATCAAGCCGTCAGCAACGCCTACCTCGCCAAATTGCAACTCGACAAAGCCGCCGCTCGCCTCAACGCCGCCCTCATTCTCACTGCCGGAGCCAAGCCATGA
- a CDS encoding TetR/AcrR family transcriptional regulator, protein MARPRTISDQQIVDAAREVFLEHGFSATTAEIARRAGVSEGTLFKRFATKEELFAQTVGLHHVHDWHKEMRALIGRGDMRSNLEQVSLLIVTMARQVLPQLMMMWSRGQVPPVHFKGGHDPVSADTAVIAQYLRAEVGLGRLRPVDCEVVADALMGALTNRIHRELLQGSGIDAEYFVKTMLDFWWPGLAPPAPQDASSKSE, encoded by the coding sequence ATGGCCCGACCACGCACCATCAGCGATCAGCAAATTGTGGACGCGGCCCGTGAAGTCTTTTTGGAACATGGTTTTTCGGCCACGACCGCTGAAATCGCTCGCCGCGCCGGCGTTTCGGAAGGCACGCTTTTTAAGCGCTTTGCCACCAAGGAGGAACTGTTTGCCCAAACTGTCGGCCTGCATCACGTTCACGACTGGCACAAAGAGATGCGGGCGCTGATCGGTAGGGGCGATATGCGCTCCAACTTGGAGCAAGTTTCTTTGCTGATCGTCACGATGGCCCGTCAGGTGTTGCCGCAACTGATGATGATGTGGTCGCGCGGCCAAGTCCCGCCAGTTCATTTCAAGGGAGGCCACGACCCGGTCAGCGCCGACACGGCCGTGATCGCTCAGTATTTGCGGGCGGAAGTCGGGCTGGGCCGGTTGCGCCCGGTGGACTGCGAAGTGGTGGCCGACGCCCTGATGGGAGCGCTGACCAACCGCATTCACCGTGAACTCTTACAGGGCAGCGGGATTGACGCCGAGTACTTCGTCAAGACGATGCTGGATTTCTGGTGGCCGGGCTTGGCACCGCCGGCCCCCCAAGATGCTTCATCCAAAAGTGAGTAG
- a CDS encoding TolC family protein → MTPHTPVRHTASRPRPFALNTLALLATLSLAAQATAQTNAVTLDLASAVTRAIANGPDVNTSRANLQKAQANSKAVQADPTSIITDQLAAQQTLQSATVGIANTKLSVMQTVISQYLGIYEADQRTSLNAAQVNFYSRSLQIAQARLAAKVATQLDVTKAQNSLSSNQQELADAKAQRPIAAAQLAKTLGLGQTAVTVKDPAAPPALSSTLASLQAGLDDRLPALVQAANAVQTAQLQVKVSDNDYTPARTLQDAQTALSNAQRDLDSGRKVALTALNDAYRAAQNAREQVGISAASLAAQQTSLNQAQARLKAGTAAAIDVQNAQVLLLSAQFALAQAQDNSWKALAALSVAAGKDVTGLVQ, encoded by the coding sequence ATGACCCCACACACCCCAGTCCGTCACACCGCCAGCCGTCCCCGTCCGTTTGCCCTCAACACCTTGGCGCTGCTGGCCACCCTCAGCCTCGCGGCGCAGGCGACGGCGCAAACGAACGCCGTCACGCTCGACCTCGCCAGCGCCGTGACCCGCGCCATTGCCAACGGGCCGGACGTGAACACCAGCCGCGCCAACTTGCAAAAAGCGCAGGCCAACAGCAAAGCGGTGCAGGCCGATCCGACCAGCATCATCACCGATCAGCTGGCCGCTCAGCAGACGCTGCAAAGCGCCACGGTGGGCATTGCCAACACCAAACTCAGCGTGATGCAAACGGTGATCTCGCAGTACCTCGGCATTTACGAAGCTGACCAGCGCACCAGCCTCAACGCCGCGCAGGTTAACTTTTACAGCCGCAGCCTGCAAATTGCCCAGGCCCGGCTTGCCGCCAAAGTCGCCACCCAACTCGACGTGACCAAGGCCCAAAACAGCCTCAGCAGCAACCAGCAAGAACTGGCTGACGCCAAAGCCCAGCGCCCGATTGCCGCCGCTCAGCTTGCCAAAACCTTGGGCCTGGGCCAGACCGCCGTGACGGTCAAAGACCCGGCTGCGCCGCCCGCGCTCAGCTCCACCTTGGCTTCGCTGCAAGCCGGCCTCGATGACCGCTTGCCAGCGCTGGTGCAGGCGGCCAACGCGGTGCAGACCGCCCAACTTCAGGTCAAGGTTTCCGACAACGACTACACCCCGGCCCGCACCCTACAAGACGCCCAGACCGCGCTCAGCAATGCCCAGCGCGACCTCGACAGTGGCCGCAAAGTCGCCCTGACTGCCCTGAACGACGCTTACCGGGCCGCCCAAAACGCCCGTGAACAAGTCGGCATCAGCGCGGCCAGCTTGGCAGCCCAGCAAACCAGCCTCAATCAGGCCCAGGCCCGCCTCAAAGCTGGAACCGCCGCTGCCATTGACGTGCAAAATGCACAGGTTCTGCTGCTCTCGGCTCAATTCGCGCTGGCGCAGGCCCAAGACAACTCCTGGAAAGCGCTGGCCGCGCTCTCGGTGGCGGCGGGTAAAGATGTCACCGGCTTGGTGCAGTAA
- a CDS encoding Hsp20/alpha crystallin family protein: protein MDKPVLARLQKVMQLREEVETLASGGPFAPDADWLSSGTHLTLMVDVPGCAPESLALEDDGEAVTLSGERGAVPEDQESLHRERRTGRFSRRLSFPEPVVAQSGEASLVSGVLSVRFEKVNKTIEAE, encoded by the coding sequence ATGGATAAGCCTGTACTCGCCCGCCTTCAAAAAGTGATGCAACTGCGTGAGGAAGTCGAAACGCTCGCCAGCGGCGGCCCGTTTGCTCCCGACGCCGATTGGCTCAGCTCCGGTACCCACTTGACCTTGATGGTGGATGTGCCGGGCTGCGCTCCCGAAAGCCTGGCCCTGGAGGACGACGGCGAGGCGGTGACGCTCAGCGGCGAGCGCGGCGCGGTGCCGGAAGATCAGGAAAGCCTGCACCGTGAGCGCCGCACCGGACGTTTTAGCCGCCGCCTCAGTTTTCCGGAGCCGGTGGTGGCCCAAAGCGGCGAGGCCAGCTTGGTCAGCGGCGTGCTGAGCGTGCGCTTCGAGAAGGTGAACAAAACCATAGAAGCGGAGTGA
- a CDS encoding Bax inhibitor-1/YccA family protein: MQMTATRTESVVRSFMNRTYSWMAAGLVLTAAIAYITASNQELAYQVLSIRFPLLIVQLGVVFGMSFLLPRINAAVAGILFMVYAAITGLTFSGLLMVYSTQAVYSAFGTAALTFGAMSVLGYVIKRDLSGMGRFFLFALIGLVVAMVVNIWIGGTVLNLMISGVGVLLFAGLTVYDTQRLRNIALSGVEGDNAEKGAIYGALSLYLNFINMFLFLLRIFSGGGRN; encoded by the coding sequence ATGCAAATGACTGCCACTCGCACTGAATCTGTCGTGCGTTCGTTCATGAACCGCACCTACTCTTGGATGGCTGCTGGGCTGGTGCTGACTGCCGCTATCGCCTACATTACCGCGTCTAACCAAGAACTGGCCTACCAGGTCTTGAGCATCCGCTTTCCGCTGCTGATCGTTCAGCTCGGCGTCGTCTTCGGTATGAGCTTTTTGCTGCCCCGCATCAACGCGGCGGTGGCGGGCATCCTGTTTATGGTCTACGCCGCCATCACCGGCCTGACGTTCTCGGGCCTGCTGATGGTTTACTCCACCCAAGCCGTGTATTCGGCTTTCGGCACCGCCGCGCTGACCTTTGGGGCCATGAGCGTGCTGGGTTACGTCATCAAGCGTGATCTGTCGGGCATGGGCCGCTTTTTCCTGTTCGCGCTGATCGGCCTCGTGGTGGCGATGGTCGTCAACATCTGGATCGGCGGTACCGTACTCAACTTGATGATCAGCGGCGTGGGCGTGCTGCTGTTCGCGGGCCTGACCGTCTACGACACCCAGCGCCTGCGCAACATCGCCCTGAGCGGCGTCGAGGGCGACAACGCCGAGAAAGGCGCGATTTACGGCGCACTCTCCTTGTACCTGAACTTCATCAACATGTTCCTCTTTTTGCTGCGTATCTTCAGCGGCGGCGGACGCAACTAA
- a CDS encoding SGNH/GDSL hydrolase family protein, with the protein MNRLSCKGQRRSRMGFAAVLALLSTLSAASAPSPPAPMTYVALGDSLTAGFQSGGLTAEDQREAYPAVIAQLARIPFGVPAGGGPGCPPPLGAAGLSAASCLRLDPAVRGSNFAVPGAKVADLLSRSAKNAGDDLTRRLYTLILGPDQTQVQAALKSKPRFVSLWIGSNDVLNAAASGDLNQATSPHDFEAAYRQLLSALAPAKAQLLLLTVPDVTTAPVLVAGQLLYGYGLADVSCQHSPNKVAATWVITHAPVSCGAPYALTPAKLAALQQIVAAYNASIHRLAQERGLPVFDVAPLLAGLQRPDPNPASPQPFGPDFSQDGVHPSAQTQVKLARAIVTFGNAELKLGVALP; encoded by the coding sequence GTGAATCGACTGTCTTGCAAGGGCCAGCGCCGCAGCCGAATGGGTTTTGCGGCGGTGCTGGCGCTCCTGAGTACCCTCAGCGCCGCGTCTGCGCCCTCACCGCCCGCACCGATGACGTATGTGGCCCTCGGCGACTCGCTGACGGCTGGCTTTCAATCCGGCGGCCTGACGGCTGAAGATCAGCGGGAAGCGTATCCGGCGGTGATCGCCCAGCTTGCCCGCATTCCTTTCGGCGTTCCAGCGGGCGGCGGGCCGGGTTGTCCGCCGCCGCTGGGCGCAGCGGGCCTGAGCGCGGCGTCTTGTCTGCGGCTTGACCCGGCAGTGCGCGGCTCTAATTTCGCGGTGCCCGGCGCAAAGGTGGCCGACTTGCTGAGCCGCAGCGCCAAAAACGCGGGCGACGACCTGACCCGCCGCCTGTACACGCTGATTCTGGGGCCGGATCAAACCCAGGTGCAGGCGGCCCTCAAATCCAAGCCGCGTTTTGTCTCGCTCTGGATCGGCAGCAACGATGTGCTGAACGCTGCGGCGTCCGGCGACCTCAATCAGGCCACGTCGCCGCATGACTTTGAAGCGGCTTACCGCCAACTGCTCAGCGCACTGGCTCCTGCCAAGGCCCAACTGCTGCTGCTGACGGTGCCGGACGTGACCACCGCGCCGGTGTTGGTCGCGGGCCAGCTGCTTTACGGGTACGGCCTCGCTGACGTTTCATGCCAGCACAGTCCTAACAAAGTCGCCGCCACTTGGGTGATCACTCACGCGCCGGTCAGTTGCGGCGCTCCGTACGCCCTGACGCCGGCCAAGCTCGCGGCCTTGCAGCAAATTGTCGCCGCCTACAACGCCAGCATTCACCGCTTGGCGCAGGAACGCGGCCTGCCGGTCTTTGATGTGGCTCCGCTGCTTGCCGGGTTGCAGCGCCCCGACCCCAACCCGGCAAGCCCCCAGCCGTTCGGCCCCGATTTCTCGCAGGACGGCGTGCACCCCTCGGCCCAAACCCAGGTCAAACTGGCCCGCGCCATCGTGACCTTCGGGAACGCTGAACTCAAGTTGGGTGTGGCGCTGCCATAG